GACGCCGCCGTGGCCCGCATCGGTCTGCCGGCGGTGCTCAAGACCCGCACCCTGGGCTACGACGGCAAGGGCCAGAAGGTCCTGCGCCAGCCGGAAGACGTGGCCGGCGCCTTCGCCGAACTGGGCAGCGTGCCCCTGCTGCTGGAAGGCTTCGTGCCCTTCACCGGAGAAGTCTCCCTGGTGGCCGTGCGCGGTCGCGATGGCGAGGTGCGCAGCTATCCGCTGGTACACAACACCCACGAGAGCGGCATCCTGCGGCTGTCGGTGGCCAGCTCCGACCATCCGCTGCAAGCCCTTGCCGAGGACTATGCCCGTCGCGTGCTGGAGCAACTCGACTACGTTGGCGTGCTGGCCTTCGAATTCTTCGAGGTCGAGGGTGGCCTCAAGGCCAACGAGATCGCCCCGCGGGTGCACAACTCCGGGCACTGGACCATCGAAGGCGCCGAGTGCAGCCAGTTCGAGAACCACCTGCGTGCCGTGGCCGGCCTGCCGCTGGGCTCCACCGCCAAGGTCGGCGAGAGTGCCATGGTCAACTTCATCGGTTCGGTCCCCCCGGTAGCCGCTGTCACCGCCCTGGAAGACTGCCACCTGCACCACTACGGCAAGGCCTTCAAGGCCGGGCGCAAGGTCGGCCATGCCACCCTGCGCAGCGCCGACTTAGCGACCCTGCAGACCCGCATCGCCACCCTGGAAGCCCTGATCCAGGACTGATGCCAAACGGTTTCCGCATGCGGAAACCGTTTTTCCCTGAACCTCGACGGACCACCGACTGTCGGAGAGTACAACGACGCCTGCTGACGCGCGTCGTCCTACCAGCACTCAAACAGGGGATTCTTCACATGGGCATCATCGCAACCATCATCATCGGTCTCATCGTCGGCCTGGTTGCCCGCTTCCTCAAGCCGGGCGACGACAGCATGGGCTGGATCATGACCATCATCCTGGGCATCGTCGGCTCCGTGGTCGCCACCTACCTGGGCCAGGCCCTGGGCATCTACCAGGCCGGTCAGGGCGCAGGCTTCATCGGTGCCGTGGTCGGTGCCGTCATCGTGCTGTTCATCTACGGCATGATCACCAAACGTCGCTAAGACGGTGCTTCGCCTCGGCGAAGCCCTAGCAGCACAGGTTTCAGCCCTCGGAGTCGCCCGTCGACCCGGGGGCTTTTTTATGGACACCGCTCTGGCTCGCAGCGCAACACTGGACCCTAGGCCCGCCGCACCGCACACTCGATCTTTTGCGCCGCCGCTACCTGCCCATGTCCAGACTGCTCATCACCCTGCTGCTCGCCAGCCTGCCGCTGCTGACTCACGCCGCCAAGGGCGAACCGCCGGAAACCAACTGGCTCGACCTGCTCACCGCGGAAGACCGTCGAGCCCTGGAAACCATGCCCGAGATCACCCATGACACACCCGAAGCGCCCGGCGGCTTCGGCGCGCCGGGTGGACTCAAACAGAAGGACAGCCGCCTGCCCGCGGTAATGCACTCCACTCGTACCGTGGCGGCCTTGAATGGCAAGACCATCCGCCTGGGTGGTTTTCCGGTACCCCTGGAGACCGACGCCAAGGGCAATTTCCGCGAATTCTTCCTGGTGCCCTATCCGGGCGCCTGTATCCATGTCCCGCCGCCACCGCCGAACCAGATTGTGCTGGTGCGCTATCCCAAGGGCGTGCCGCTGCCGGATATCTACGAACCCTACTGGGTCATCGGCACCCTGCACACCGAGGCGGTCGACAACGACCTGGCCCAGGCGTCCTACACCCTGGATGCCAGCAAGGTACGCAAGGTCGAGGAGAGCGACCTTTAGATTGGGCTGAGACGGACGGTAGATAC
The window above is part of the Pseudomonas oryzihabitans genome. Proteins encoded here:
- a CDS encoding 5-(carboxyamino)imidazole ribonucleotide synthase; protein product: MKIGVIGGGQLGRMLALAGTPLGMNFAFLDPAPDACAAALGEHLRADYGDQNHLRQLADEVDLVTFEFESVPAETVAFLSQFVPVYPSAEALRIARDRLFEKSMFRDLGIPTPAFADILSQADLDAAVARIGLPAVLKTRTLGYDGKGQKVLRQPEDVAGAFAELGSVPLLLEGFVPFTGEVSLVAVRGRDGEVRSYPLVHNTHESGILRLSVASSDHPLQALAEDYARRVLEQLDYVGVLAFEFFEVEGGLKANEIAPRVHNSGHWTIEGAECSQFENHLRAVAGLPLGSTAKVGESAMVNFIGSVPPVAAVTALEDCHLHHYGKAFKAGRKVGHATLRSADLATLQTRIATLEALIQD
- a CDS encoding GlsB/YeaQ/YmgE family stress response membrane protein encodes the protein MGIIATIIIGLIVGLVARFLKPGDDSMGWIMTIILGIVGSVVATYLGQALGIYQAGQGAGFIGAVVGAVIVLFIYGMITKRR
- a CDS encoding DUF3299 domain-containing protein — translated: MSRLLITLLLASLPLLTHAAKGEPPETNWLDLLTAEDRRALETMPEITHDTPEAPGGFGAPGGLKQKDSRLPAVMHSTRTVAALNGKTIRLGGFPVPLETDAKGNFREFFLVPYPGACIHVPPPPPNQIVLVRYPKGVPLPDIYEPYWVIGTLHTEAVDNDLAQASYTLDASKVRKVEESDL